The proteins below are encoded in one region of Deltaproteobacteria bacterium:
- a CDS encoding RDD family protein, whose translation MPVPPIPAPSAQVQARPPSQTREFIPPTPAPPRQTREFVPPTAPAPAPAPLAAPVPVSLPAPIAAAPAPAPRLPEPEPEPMKPPPVQVRAPEPAPALRLPEPEAEPVKPAPLPIQPSEPRAEAPRPAPVRAVPPVDAGPLTVRASPASLWRRVGAWLVDLAVLSPFGLAYAKGAQVLMKHPPPPTQNTGLDYLVNRVDAYHGLIGPTLALAGVVLLVYSALFHGMGGRTPGKRLFGIRLVDGTGRPPSLARSLIRAILSLVSLGALGLGYLLALFTRRRRALHDALSGTYVVRLLAG comes from the coding sequence TTGCCGGTCCCGCCGATCCCTGCGCCGAGTGCGCAAGTCCAAGCGCGTCCACCTTCGCAGACGCGCGAGTTCATCCCGCCCACGCCCGCGCCGCCGCGGCAGACGCGCGAGTTCGTGCCGCCCACCGCGCCCGCCCCAGCACCCGCGCCGTTGGCTGCGCCCGTGCCGGTGAGCCTCCCTGCGCCGATCGCCGCCGCGCCCGCGCCTGCGCCGCGCTTGCCCGAGCCCGAACCCGAGCCGATGAAGCCTCCGCCGGTCCAGGTCCGCGCGCCCGAGCCCGCGCCCGCGCTGCGCCTGCCGGAGCCCGAGGCGGAGCCCGTGAAGCCCGCGCCGCTCCCGATTCAGCCATCAGAGCCTCGCGCCGAGGCGCCGCGGCCAGCGCCGGTGCGCGCCGTGCCTCCTGTCGACGCCGGGCCGCTCACCGTCCGCGCCTCGCCGGCGTCGCTCTGGCGGCGCGTCGGCGCGTGGCTCGTCGACCTCGCCGTGCTCTCGCCCTTCGGACTCGCCTACGCCAAGGGCGCCCAGGTGCTGATGAAGCACCCGCCACCGCCCACGCAGAACACCGGGCTCGACTACCTGGTGAACCGCGTCGACGCGTACCACGGGCTCATCGGTCCCACCCTGGCGCTCGCGGGGGTGGTGCTGCTGGTCTACTCGGCGCTCTTCCACGGCATGGGCGGGCGCACGCCGGGCAAGCGACTCTTCGGCATCCGCCTCGTCGACGGCACGGGCCGGCCGCCCAGCCTGGCGCGAAGCCTCATCCGGGCGATCCTCTCGCTGGTCTCGCTGGGGGCCCTCGGGCTGGGCTACCTGCTCGCCCTGTTCACCCGCCGGCGCCGCGCCCTGCACGACGCCCTCAGCGGGACCTACGTGGTCCGGCTGCTCGCGGGCTGA
- a CDS encoding pyridoxal-phosphate dependent enzyme: protein MLDDVDRLECRRCGNAFPPARRARCPHCADGGALRFVYRTRRLAPFDRGTWARREPWLWRFRELLPFDDDLDPPPLQVGLTPLYGSPRLAAACGVRGLFVKDESRNPTGRIADRAAALLVAEALSSELPLATGALGPSVAAFAASAQKPCVALLDADDDANAIAAFGAAALVLGKSLGRTETLLRLCDDGFALADFPHPLALEGLKTLGLELGDQLAERLPDWIALDGAQDGLVEAVQLGLAQCAELGLFRSPPQLLAAGGSDGGAQVSVREADCAKLADEARRALGLPIPPGGARALAALQRGVRDGVVPADALALVVVEAPTAPQAKALKRRRPLSDYVRLRAAAREANHR from the coding sequence ATGCTCGACGACGTCGACCGCCTCGAGTGCCGCCGCTGCGGCAACGCGTTCCCGCCCGCGAGGCGCGCGCGCTGTCCCCACTGCGCCGACGGCGGCGCGCTCCGCTTCGTCTACCGCACCCGCCGCTTGGCGCCGTTCGACCGCGGCACCTGGGCCCGCCGCGAGCCCTGGCTCTGGCGCTTCCGCGAGCTCTTGCCCTTCGACGACGATCTGGATCCGCCGCCGCTTCAAGTCGGCCTCACGCCGCTCTACGGCTCGCCGCGCCTGGCCGCTGCGTGTGGGGTGCGCGGGCTCTTCGTGAAGGACGAGTCGCGGAATCCCACCGGGCGGATCGCGGATCGCGCGGCGGCGCTGCTGGTGGCGGAGGCGCTGTCTTCCGAGCTGCCGCTGGCCACCGGCGCGCTGGGTCCAAGCGTGGCCGCGTTCGCGGCGAGCGCGCAGAAGCCGTGCGTGGCGCTGCTCGATGCCGACGATGACGCGAATGCGATCGCCGCGTTCGGCGCGGCGGCGCTGGTGCTGGGCAAGTCGCTCGGTCGCACCGAGACGCTCTTGCGCCTGTGCGACGACGGCTTCGCGCTCGCCGATTTTCCGCATCCGCTCGCGCTCGAGGGCTTGAAGACGCTCGGCCTGGAGCTCGGCGATCAGCTCGCGGAGCGGCTGCCGGACTGGATCGCGCTCGACGGCGCCCAAGACGGACTCGTGGAGGCCGTGCAGCTCGGGCTCGCGCAGTGCGCCGAGCTGGGGCTGTTCCGTTCGCCGCCGCAGCTCCTCGCGGCGGGCGGCTCGGACGGCGGCGCGCAGGTCAGCGTTCGCGAGGCCGACTGCGCCAAGCTGGCGGACGAGGCGCGTCGGGCGCTGGGCTTGCCGATTCCGCCGGGCGGCGCGCGCGCTCTCGCCGCCCTGCAGCGCGGGGTCCGCGATGGCGTGGTGCCCGCGGACGCGCTGGCGTTGGTGGTGGTCGAAGCCCCCACCGCGCCGCAGGCGAAAGCTTTGAAGCGGCGGCGACCTTTGTCAGACTACGTGCGCCTGCGCGCCGCTGCGCGCGAGGCGAACCACCGCTGA
- a CDS encoding amidohydrolase family protein — protein sequence MAEILRNATLLELDPASVEVADLRIDGQKIVARGQKLAAQPGDLETDLTGKVVMPGLVNAHAHLAFTLGRAAPVMGNSKMTVESLDKTWWRLDRALDLPTTEVSAAAGALEALMAGTTTVFDHHSSPSYIEGSLAAVQRGVDQVGLRSVLCYAVSDRLGPEYAKAALSENERMLDACAQKPNGRHRAMVGAYASMNLDEGTLKEIVALARRHEVGVHIHAAESTADDRDCQERFHTSLASRLAESGVAGPASIICHGTCFEWGDLAQFLQYGTWMCHLPRANMLSGHGYAPAGRMGPRTLLGTENLPGDMFAEVRAAVERGADAGLPMDPLKLLSAGHKLATQTFGESVGPLRENAVADLVILDYVPRMPLTAQTLGYHVCEGMSARDVESVMVDGCWRLWGRTPLKADTHELGAKSNQAAQVLWETMSAL from the coding sequence ATGGCCGAGATCCTGCGCAACGCGACCTTGCTCGAGCTGGATCCGGCATCGGTCGAAGTGGCCGACCTGCGCATCGATGGGCAGAAGATCGTCGCGCGTGGCCAGAAGCTCGCCGCCCAGCCTGGCGACCTCGAGACCGATCTCACCGGCAAGGTGGTGATGCCGGGCCTGGTCAACGCGCACGCGCACCTCGCGTTCACCCTGGGCCGCGCCGCGCCGGTGATGGGCAACAGCAAGATGACGGTGGAGTCGCTGGACAAGACCTGGTGGCGGCTCGACCGCGCCCTGGACCTGCCCACCACCGAGGTCAGCGCCGCCGCCGGCGCGCTCGAGGCCCTGATGGCGGGCACGACCACCGTCTTCGATCACCACTCCTCGCCCAGCTACATCGAGGGCTCGCTGGCTGCGGTGCAGCGCGGCGTGGACCAGGTTGGCCTGCGCAGCGTGCTCTGCTACGCGGTCTCGGATCGGCTGGGGCCGGAGTACGCCAAGGCGGCGCTGAGCGAGAACGAGCGCATGCTCGACGCCTGCGCCCAGAAGCCCAACGGTCGGCATCGCGCGATGGTGGGCGCCTATGCGTCGATGAACCTGGACGAGGGCACGCTCAAGGAGATCGTGGCGCTCGCGCGGCGGCACGAGGTGGGCGTGCACATCCACGCGGCGGAGTCGACCGCCGACGACCGCGACTGCCAGGAGCGCTTCCACACCTCGCTGGCCTCGCGGCTGGCGGAGAGCGGCGTGGCCGGGCCGGCGTCGATCATCTGCCACGGCACCTGCTTCGAGTGGGGCGACCTGGCGCAGTTCCTCCAGTACGGCACCTGGATGTGCCACCTGCCGCGCGCGAACATGCTCTCGGGTCACGGTTACGCGCCCGCGGGTCGCATGGGGCCGCGCACGCTCTTGGGCACGGAGAACCTCCCCGGGGACATGTTCGCGGAGGTGCGCGCAGCGGTGGAGCGCGGCGCGGATGCCGGGCTGCCCATGGATCCGCTCAAGCTGCTGTCGGCCGGTCACAAGCTGGCCACGCAGACCTTCGGCGAGAGCGTGGGCCCGCTGCGTGAGAACGCGGTGGCGGATCTGGTGATCCTCGACTACGTGCCGCGCATGCCGCTCACCGCCCAGACGCTCGGGTACCACGTGTGCGAGGGGATGAGCGCCCGCGACGTGGAGTCGGTGATGGTCGACGGCTGCTGGCGGCTCTGGGGTCGCACGCCGCTCAAGGCCGATACCCACGAGCTCGGCGCCAAGAGCAACCAGGCCGCCCAGGTGCTCTGGGAGACGATGTCCGCGCTTTAG
- a CDS encoding DUF1571 domain-containing protein, giving the protein MRAIAMTLVLLAGGTALADPMTSDAFMALSTADQTAAYAKLSRDQQAALLASLSPMQLVTLAKASLKSMGPYQGEMVKQERVDGKMLPQQTMKVGVREAPFAVRLEVMAGPSKGRRVLYNSQLRAKELRAKEAGFLGIAGGVWVDINGSLAKGDTNHVITDTCFGSAIRLIEGDIKAAEALGGLQRKDDGFDADGLYCMHVTAPKGAKTYATKSKLCFDPVLRLPVAMEIEDAKGPLETFHWRNVKPHAWTDADFTPDALGI; this is encoded by the coding sequence ATGCGCGCGATCGCAATGACCCTCGTCCTCCTCGCCGGAGGCACTGCCCTGGCGGATCCCATGACCTCCGACGCCTTCATGGCCCTGAGCACGGCCGACCAGACCGCGGCCTACGCCAAGCTCAGCCGCGACCAGCAGGCGGCGCTGCTGGCCTCGCTCAGCCCGATGCAGCTGGTGACGCTCGCGAAGGCGTCGCTCAAGTCGATGGGCCCGTACCAGGGCGAGATGGTGAAGCAGGAGCGCGTCGACGGGAAGATGCTCCCGCAGCAGACGATGAAGGTGGGCGTGCGCGAGGCGCCGTTCGCGGTGCGGCTCGAGGTGATGGCCGGGCCCAGCAAGGGTCGGAGGGTGCTCTACAACAGCCAGCTGCGTGCGAAGGAGCTGAGGGCGAAGGAGGCCGGGTTCCTGGGCATCGCCGGCGGCGTGTGGGTCGACATCAACGGCTCGCTGGCCAAGGGTGACACCAACCACGTCATCACCGACACCTGTTTCGGCTCGGCGATCCGGCTCATCGAGGGCGACATCAAGGCGGCCGAGGCGCTCGGCGGCCTGCAGCGCAAGGACGACGGCTTCGACGCCGATGGCCTCTACTGCATGCACGTGACCGCTCCCAAGGGCGCGAAGACGTACGCGACGAAGTCGAAGCTCTGCTTCGATCCGGTGCTCCGCCTTCCCGTGGCCATGGAGATCGAGGACGCGAAGGGTCCGCTGGAGACCTTCCACTGGCGCAACGTGAAGCCGCACGCGTGGACCGACGCGGACTTCACGCCGGACGCGCTCGGGATCTGA
- the lon gene encoding endopeptidase La: protein MFFRNDDKKDGNKKTRTVPLLPLRDIIVFPHMVVPLFVGREKSIAALEEAMSKDKDILLCAQKKAKTNEPTAEDIFAIGTLGTIHQLLRLPDGTVKVLVEGKKRARVRKFVTSETYFLAECEEIEELVERSVELEALVRSVHAVFDEYVKLNKRIPPEMLMSVATIDDPARLADTIVAHLSLKLNDKQEILEIESPAKRLEKLYELMQGEIEILQVEKKIRTRVKKQMEKTQKEYYLNEQMQAIQKELGERDEFKNEIQELEERIKAKKMSKEALIKVKKEIKKLRMMQPMSAEATVVRNYIDWILSLPWQDYTKDALDITKAEEILNEDHYGLTKPKERILEYLAVQTLVEKLKGPILCFVGPPGVGKTSLAKSIARCTGRKYVRISLGGVRDEAEIRGHRRTYIGALPGKIIQSLKKAGSGNPVILLDEIDKMSTDFRGDPSAALLEVLDPEQNHSFNDHYLDLDYDLSKVMFICTANGYDGIPLPLYDRMEVIEVSSYTDLEKLAIAQRYLVPKELEANGLKDVKVVFSRQALLLTIHRYTREAGVRSLEREIASLCRKVAKRVLKEGKEKTFKVTSKKVMKYLGPPKFEYGSAEKKDQIGLVNGLVWTRVGGDTLPIEVATMPGKGKLMLTGKLGEVMKESAQAAMSYVRSRADRFGIDHKQFENLDIHMHFPETAQAKDGPSAGLGMTLALVSALTKIPVKQGIAITGEINLRGSAMTIGGLKEKTIAAHRAGIKTVIIPKGNEKHIKDIPKKVRAELKIVPVEHMDEVIKIALQLEDPEKFFKDLPTPAPAATQPAATVDAPAQGQA from the coding sequence ATGTTCTTCCGAAACGATGACAAGAAGGACGGGAACAAGAAGACGCGGACCGTTCCCCTCCTCCCGCTCCGCGACATCATCGTCTTTCCGCACATGGTGGTGCCGCTCTTCGTCGGCCGCGAGAAGAGCATCGCCGCCCTCGAAGAGGCCATGTCCAAGGACAAGGACATCCTCCTCTGCGCCCAGAAGAAGGCGAAGACCAACGAGCCCACCGCCGAGGACATCTTCGCCATCGGCACCCTGGGCACCATCCATCAGCTCCTGCGCTTGCCCGACGGCACGGTGAAGGTGCTGGTGGAGGGCAAGAAGCGGGCGCGCGTCCGCAAGTTCGTCACCAGCGAGACCTACTTCCTGGCCGAGTGCGAGGAGATCGAGGAGCTGGTCGAGCGCTCCGTGGAGCTCGAGGCCCTCGTGCGCAGCGTGCACGCCGTCTTCGACGAGTACGTGAAGCTCAACAAGCGCATCCCGCCCGAGATGCTGATGAGCGTGGCCACCATCGATGACCCGGCGCGGCTCGCCGACACCATCGTGGCCCACCTGTCGCTCAAGCTGAACGACAAGCAGGAGATCCTGGAGATCGAGTCCCCCGCCAAGCGGCTCGAGAAGCTCTACGAGCTCATGCAGGGCGAGATCGAGATCCTGCAAGTCGAGAAGAAGATCCGGACTCGCGTGAAGAAGCAGATGGAGAAGACGCAGAAGGAGTACTACCTCAACGAGCAGATGCAGGCGATTCAGAAGGAGCTCGGCGAGCGCGACGAGTTCAAGAACGAGATCCAGGAGCTCGAGGAGCGGATCAAGGCCAAGAAGATGTCGAAGGAGGCCCTGATCAAGGTGAAGAAGGAGATCAAGAAGCTCCGCATGATGCAGCCGATGAGCGCGGAAGCGACCGTCGTGCGCAACTACATCGACTGGATCTTGAGCCTGCCGTGGCAGGACTACACGAAGGACGCGCTGGACATCACCAAGGCCGAGGAGATCCTCAACGAGGACCACTACGGCCTCACCAAGCCCAAGGAGCGCATCCTCGAGTACCTCGCGGTGCAGACGCTCGTGGAGAAGCTCAAGGGCCCGATCCTGTGCTTCGTCGGTCCTCCCGGCGTGGGCAAGACCTCGCTCGCCAAGAGCATCGCCCGCTGCACGGGGCGCAAGTACGTGCGCATCTCGCTCGGCGGCGTGCGCGACGAGGCCGAGATCCGCGGCCACCGGCGCACGTACATCGGCGCGCTGCCCGGCAAGATCATCCAGAGCCTGAAGAAGGCCGGAAGCGGCAACCCCGTCATCCTGCTCGACGAGATCGACAAGATGAGCACCGACTTCCGCGGCGATCCGTCCGCGGCTCTGTTGGAAGTCCTCGATCCCGAGCAGAACCACAGCTTCAACGACCACTACCTCGACCTGGACTACGACCTCAGCAAGGTCATGTTCATCTGCACCGCCAACGGCTACGACGGCATCCCCCTGCCGCTCTATGACCGCATGGAGGTCATCGAGGTCTCCAGCTACACCGACCTCGAGAAGCTGGCGATCGCCCAGCGCTACCTGGTGCCCAAGGAGCTGGAGGCCAACGGCCTCAAGGACGTGAAGGTCGTCTTCAGCCGCCAGGCGCTGCTCCTCACCATCCACCGCTACACGCGCGAGGCCGGCGTGCGCTCCCTGGAGCGCGAGATCGCCAGCCTCTGCCGCAAGGTGGCCAAGCGCGTCTTGAAGGAGGGCAAGGAGAAGACCTTCAAGGTCACCAGCAAGAAGGTGATGAAGTACCTGGGCCCGCCCAAGTTCGAGTACGGCTCGGCCGAGAAGAAGGACCAGATCGGCTTGGTGAACGGCCTGGTGTGGACGCGCGTGGGCGGTGACACGCTGCCCATCGAGGTCGCGACCATGCCCGGCAAGGGCAAGCTGATGCTCACCGGCAAGCTGGGCGAGGTGATGAAGGAGAGCGCCCAGGCAGCCATGAGCTACGTGCGCAGCCGCGCGGATCGCTTCGGCATCGACCACAAGCAGTTCGAGAACCTCGACATCCACATGCACTTCCCCGAGACCGCCCAGGCCAAGGACGGCCCGAGCGCGGGGTTGGGCATGACGCTGGCTCTCGTCTCGGCGCTGACGAAGATCCCGGTGAAGCAGGGCATCGCCATCACCGGCGAGATCAACCTGCGCGGCTCGGCCATGACCATTGGCGGCCTGAAGGAGAAGACCATCGCCGCGCACCGCGCGGGCATCAAGACGGTCATCATCCCCAAGGGGAACGAGAAGCACATCAAGGACATCCCCAAGAAGGTCCGCGCCGAGCTGAAGATCGTGCCGGTGGAGCACATGGACGAGGTGATCAAGATCGCCCTGCAGCTCGAGGACCCGGAGAAGTTCTTCAAGGACCTGCCCACGCCGGCGCCGGCGGCCACGCAGCCCGCGGCCACCGTCGACGCGCCCGCGCAAGGCCAGGCGTAA
- a CDS encoding YgiQ family radical SAM protein: MALVQLKGPKSPQSFLPVCRADMDARGWDQLDIVIVSGDAYVDHPAFGPPLIARFLEARGFKVGLLPQPDWHSAEPFKALGKPRLFFGVAAGNMDSMLNRLTAQKKNRADDAYSPGGKPGCRPDRATVVYAQRCREAYPDVPIVLGGIEASLRRIAHYDYWSDKVRRSMLLDAKADLLVFGMGERPVWEIARRLAAGESIEQLRNVRGTGYQVSNLEMAEIEKDPARKVSERDKVVVLPSFEQVVADKRAFAQMSHDFQYETSAFNGRAIAQRHGSQGVYFNPPAPPLEDGTGDGREHSVGMDELYDLPFARTPHPMYADEGIPAFETVKHSVVLMRGCFGGCTFCSITEHEGRVIQNRSGASVLREIRALRRMDDFRGTVTDLGGPTANMYKMRCKDERIESACRRLSCVHPGVCENLKTDHGPLIDVMRQVRKEEGVKHVFIASGVRYDLAELSPAYVDELAAHHVGGQLSVAPEHVSPRVLEKMKKPGIESFERFQHMFQCASDNAGKEQYEIPYFISGHPGSTLEDMIDLALWLKKNGKRPRQVQDFIPTPMSMAACMYYTGVDPLTMQPVYTATGLREKKLQKALLLYWNAEQWPLVREALTLAKRTDLIGRGPEHLVPPDGDPRERIFARQGKGEPRPRNRRN; this comes from the coding sequence ATGGCGCTCGTGCAGCTCAAGGGCCCGAAGTCCCCTCAATCGTTCCTTCCCGTCTGCCGCGCCGACATGGACGCGCGCGGCTGGGACCAGCTCGACATCGTCATCGTCTCCGGCGACGCCTACGTCGATCACCCCGCGTTCGGTCCGCCGCTGATCGCTCGCTTCCTCGAGGCGCGCGGCTTCAAGGTGGGCCTGCTCCCGCAACCCGATTGGCACTCGGCCGAGCCCTTCAAGGCGCTGGGGAAGCCGCGGCTTTTCTTCGGCGTGGCCGCGGGCAACATGGACTCCATGTTGAACCGGCTCACGGCGCAGAAGAAGAACCGCGCCGATGACGCCTACTCGCCCGGTGGCAAGCCCGGCTGCCGGCCGGATCGCGCGACGGTGGTCTACGCGCAGCGCTGCCGCGAGGCTTATCCGGACGTGCCCATCGTGCTCGGCGGCATCGAGGCCTCGCTGCGCCGGATTGCACACTACGACTACTGGAGCGACAAGGTTCGCCGCTCCATGCTCCTCGACGCCAAGGCGGATCTGCTCGTGTTCGGCATGGGCGAGCGGCCGGTCTGGGAGATCGCCCGGCGCCTGGCCGCGGGTGAGTCGATTGAACAATTGAGGAATGTCCGCGGCACCGGCTATCAAGTATCGAATCTCGAGATGGCCGAGATCGAAAAGGATCCGGCGCGCAAGGTGAGCGAGCGCGACAAGGTCGTGGTGTTGCCGTCGTTCGAGCAGGTGGTGGCCGACAAGCGCGCCTTCGCGCAGATGAGCCACGACTTCCAGTACGAGACCAGCGCCTTCAACGGTCGGGCCATCGCGCAGCGCCACGGCAGCCAGGGCGTGTACTTCAATCCGCCCGCGCCGCCGCTCGAGGACGGGACCGGCGACGGCCGCGAGCACTCGGTGGGTATGGACGAGCTCTACGATCTGCCCTTCGCGCGCACGCCGCATCCCATGTACGCGGACGAGGGCATCCCCGCGTTCGAGACGGTGAAGCACTCGGTGGTGCTCATGCGCGGCTGCTTCGGCGGCTGCACGTTCTGTTCGATCACCGAGCACGAAGGCCGCGTGATCCAGAACCGCTCCGGCGCGAGCGTGCTCCGGGAGATCCGCGCGCTGCGGCGCATGGACGACTTCCGCGGCACCGTCACCGACCTCGGCGGCCCCACGGCCAACATGTACAAGATGCGCTGCAAGGACGAGCGCATCGAGAGCGCGTGCCGGCGCTTGAGCTGCGTGCACCCCGGCGTCTGCGAGAACTTGAAGACCGATCACGGCCCGCTCATCGACGTGATGCGCCAGGTGCGCAAGGAAGAGGGCGTGAAGCACGTCTTCATCGCCAGCGGCGTGCGCTACGACCTCGCAGAGCTCTCGCCCGCGTACGTCGACGAGCTCGCGGCGCACCACGTGGGCGGGCAGCTCTCGGTGGCGCCGGAGCACGTGTCGCCGCGGGTGCTGGAGAAGATGAAGAAGCCCGGCATCGAGAGCTTCGAGCGCTTCCAGCACATGTTCCAATGTGCAAGCGACAACGCCGGCAAAGAGCAATACGAGATTCCATACTTCATCAGCGGCCACCCGGGCTCCACGCTCGAGGACATGATCGATCTGGCGCTCTGGCTGAAGAAGAACGGCAAGCGTCCGCGGCAGGTGCAGGACTTCATCCCCACGCCGATGTCGATGGCCGCGTGCATGTACTACACGGGCGTCGATCCGCTCACGATGCAGCCGGTGTACACGGCCACGGGCCTTCGCGAGAAGAAGCTGCAGAAGGCGCTCTTGCTCTACTGGAATGCCGAGCAGTGGCCGCTGGTGCGCGAGGCGCTCACGCTCGCCAAGCGGACGGATCTCATCGGCCGCGGGCCCGAGCACCTGGTGCCGCCGGATGGCGATCCACGCGAGCGGATCTTCGCGCGGCAGGGCAAGGGCGAGCCGCGTCCGCGCAATCGGCGAAACTAA
- a CDS encoding suppressor of fused domain protein produces MDEPKILLEDVGPNGNVEVIVEDDGGSTYLYWNPAAATQKRMRAVWLRNAGAAPAEIDGAAMKAGRAPQLPAKFCKFPLGGQPALRPEELRFSWTEDGSGVFLLERDELLACVPTWLPAEEGFSRDVKTDAPVGLALTPERLADANARLARAEAYWGRWSEPSPWTALSSSIDAALKASLGEPKKSFNVRRDSWPPCELRAFDRDGDVTTTVGMSIQPQPLVEAQVGELAKMLRHIELGVAVHKDAPESLATVLRQFLAGQTSYPWSQLTWLGNGHTMPTDAFGSKSPFQAVLFLIAPPGGPKIALPDVDGEPVKLLWLVPITTNERAFARKNGSAALVERMKAAGVTWMFKPRPEVSLSI; encoded by the coding sequence GTGGATGAGCCCAAGATCCTCCTCGAGGACGTGGGGCCCAACGGGAACGTGGAGGTCATCGTCGAGGACGATGGGGGGAGCACGTACCTCTACTGGAATCCCGCGGCCGCAACTCAGAAGCGCATGCGCGCGGTGTGGTTGCGCAATGCGGGCGCGGCGCCGGCGGAGATCGATGGCGCCGCGATGAAGGCTGGCCGCGCGCCGCAGCTCCCGGCCAAGTTCTGCAAGTTCCCGCTCGGAGGTCAGCCGGCGCTGAGACCGGAGGAGCTGCGCTTCTCGTGGACCGAGGACGGCTCGGGCGTGTTTCTCCTCGAGCGCGATGAGCTGCTCGCGTGCGTTCCCACCTGGTTGCCGGCGGAGGAGGGATTCAGTCGCGATGTGAAGACCGATGCGCCCGTCGGGCTCGCGCTCACGCCGGAGCGGCTCGCCGATGCGAACGCGCGGCTCGCGCGCGCCGAGGCGTACTGGGGCCGCTGGAGCGAGCCCTCGCCGTGGACCGCGCTCAGCTCGTCGATCGACGCGGCCCTCAAAGCTTCGCTGGGCGAGCCGAAGAAGAGCTTCAACGTGCGGCGCGACAGCTGGCCGCCCTGCGAGCTGCGCGCCTTCGACCGCGACGGCGACGTGACCACCACGGTGGGCATGTCGATCCAGCCGCAGCCGCTCGTGGAGGCGCAGGTGGGCGAGCTCGCGAAGATGCTGAGGCACATCGAGCTCGGCGTTGCGGTGCACAAGGACGCCCCCGAGTCGCTCGCGACCGTGTTGCGGCAGTTCCTCGCAGGCCAGACGAGCTATCCGTGGAGCCAGCTCACGTGGCTCGGCAACGGCCACACCATGCCCACAGACGCCTTCGGTTCGAAGAGCCCGTTCCAGGCGGTGCTCTTCCTGATTGCACCACCGGGCGGGCCGAAGATCGCGCTGCCCGACGTGGACGGCGAGCCCGTGAAACTCCTCTGGCTGGTGCCCATCACGACCAACGAGCGGGCGTTCGCTCGCAAGAATGGAAGCGCCGCGCTCGTGGAGCGCATGAAGGCCGCCGGCGTGACGTGGATGTTCAAGCCGCGGCCCGAGGTTTCACTTTCTATTTGA